In Deltaproteobacteria bacterium, the DNA window AGATTACGGCCGGCTTGACATGGGCCGGGGTCAGAGGGTTTTAATCGAGTTCGTTTCAACCAACCCCACCGGCCCCTTGCACGTGGGTCACGGCCGGGGAGCGGCCGTGGGGGACGCCCTGGCCCGCGTTCTTTCCATGGCCGGATATGAGGTCAGCCGGGAATATTACGTCAATGACACCGGCAACCAGGCGCGGACTTTAGGCCGGTCCGTCCTGTACCGCTACCTGGAACTATTCGGTCGGGAGGTTAATTTTACAGACGACCTTTATCAAGGCGGTTACATCCGGGGCCTGGCAGCTGAGATGAAGCACAGGCATCAAGACCGCTTCCTGGATCTGCCAGAAGAGGAGGCCGTGGAAGCGATCTACTCCTGGGCTGTCGAGCGTATCCTGGAAGGCATCAAGCAAGACCTGGCCTCTTTTAATGTTTTTTTTGATCATTATTTTTCCGAGAAAAGCCTGGTGGAGCAAGGCAAGGTGGATCAGACCCTGGAGGAGTTAAAGGCTCGGGGTCATATTTATGAAAAGGACGGGGCGATCTGGTTCAGGTCCACCAGCTTTGGCGACGACAAGGACCGGCCGGTGATTAAAAGTAACGGTGAAACCACCTATATTACTCCGGACCTGGTTTACCACCGTGACAAGTACCTCCGGGGATATGACCGCATGATTGACGTCCTGGGCGCGGACCATCACGGATATGTGCCTCGGCTGATGGCCGGGGTCGAGGCCATGGGATTTGATCGGTCCAGGCTGAATGTGCTTCTGGTTCAGATGGTCAACTGGCTCCGAGGCGGAACCCCGGTGTCCATGTCCACCCGGGCCGGGGAATATGTCACGGTGCGAGAGGTTCTGGACGAGATCGGGTCGGATGCGGCTAGATTCATTTTCCTGACCAGACGCCCGGAAAGCCGGCTGGACTTCGACCTGGAGGTGGCCAAAAACCAGTCTAACGAAAATCCGGTTTATTATGTCCAGTATGCTCATGCCCGTATCGCCAGTGTATTCAGGACGGCTCTAAAAGAGGGGCTGGAGCTGCCTGGGCCTGAAGAGGCCGACCTTTCTCTTTTGACTCAGGAGGAAGAACTGACCCTGACCAAACACCTGGCAGCCTTTCCCGACCTGATTGAAGGCGCGGTCGTGAACCTGGAACCCCACCGCTTGACCCATTACCTGACAGACCTGGCCGGGTTATTTCACCCTTACTACAACCGCCATCGCTTTATCAGCCATGATCTTGAACTGTCCCGGGCTCGCCTCCTTCTGGCCA includes these proteins:
- a CDS encoding arginine--tRNA ligase, yielding MKRILTETIRAAVAQARASGELSSQEELVGLTIEVPRLASHGDWATNAAMIMADMEKRPPRELAETIIKYIEDEHGYLNRIEIAGPGFINFALSEKWWRHVLREIHRLGADYGRLDMGRGQRVLIEFVSTNPTGPLHVGHGRGAAVGDALARVLSMAGYEVSREYYVNDTGNQARTLGRSVLYRYLELFGREVNFTDDLYQGGYIRGLAAEMKHRHQDRFLDLPEEEAVEAIYSWAVERILEGIKQDLASFNVFFDHYFSEKSLVEQGKVDQTLEELKARGHIYEKDGAIWFRSTSFGDDKDRPVIKSNGETTYITPDLVYHRDKYLRGYDRMIDVLGADHHGYVPRLMAGVEAMGFDRSRLNVLLVQMVNWLRGGTPVSMSTRAGEYVTVREVLDEIGSDAARFIFLTRRPESRLDFDLEVAKNQSNENPVYYVQYAHARIASVFRTALKEGLELPGPEEADLSLLTQEEELTLTKHLAAFPDLIEGAVVNLEPHRLTHYLTDLAGLFHPYYNRHRFISHDLELSRARLLLAKCTQQVVASGLELLGVNAPESM